In the genome of bacterium, the window CGCGGGGAGCCGCGGATCAGCGGCGGCCTGTTTGTGCGCCGCTCACCCACCGACCGGCAGATCACCGACGCCATCTTCTTTGACAAGGCTGGTTTCGATCTGTCCGGCGGCTCGGCCCGATCGGTGGAGCGTGTCTTCTTCCGCGAGGACTTCCGCCGCGCTGACCCGGATGAAATCGGCACCATCCGCTACTCCGAACGTTTTCTCCACCGTTATCGCGATGCCTTCCTCACCCATCTGCGGGTGGGGGAGATTCGTGCCCGCGGCTTCCGGATCGTCGTCGACTACGCCAACGGCCTCATGTCGCATGTCCTGCCGCCGCTCCTTGAGGAGATGGGCGTTGAGGCGGTGGCGCTCAACAGCGCCAACATCGAGATGGGCCCAAACGCACACGACACCGCATTCCGCTCGTTGTCCCGTATCGTCCCGGCGATGGAGTGCGATCTGGGCATCCATATCCATCCGGCCGGGGAGAAGATCACGCTGGTGACACGCACCGGGCAGATCCTCGGCGCGCAGCATCTGCTTCTGGCCATGTGCGATCTCGCCTGGCGGGTGCATCCCAAGGGCACCATTGCCGTTCCGGTCACCGCCACCGCGGCGGTCGACACACTGGCGGAGCGTGTCGGTGGACGAGTCGAACGGGTCAAAAGCGACCATCTGGCGATGATGCAGGCGGCCGCGGCCGGGCAGGCGGTGCTGGTGGCCGGGACCCGTGGCGGCTTCATCTTCCCGGGCTGGCAACGCGGGGCGGATGCCGCCGCGGCGCTGGCCAACCTGCTCGAATTGCTGGCCCGTTCCGACAGCGAATTCGGCCTGGTGGCGCAGGAGGCGGTCCCCGGCGCCTTCGCCGAGGCGGCGGTGCCCTGCCAGTGGCGTCACAAGGGGGCGCTCATGCGCCGCATCCTCGAAGAGACCTCCGACCTGCCCCGGCTGATGGTCGACGGCGTGCGGATTCGTCTCGATGATGCGTGGTTGTGGGTTGCGCCCGACCGCCGAAGTGCGCTATTTCGGGTCCAGGTCGAGGCCGCCACACAGGAAAAGGCGAGCGAAGTTCTTGCCGAATGGGGCGCGCACCTGGCCGCCTGGCGCGGCGATCTCGAACGGGCCACGCTCACGGAAGATTCCTTGAGCCCGGATTAATCACGGATGAAGCGACAACTGACATGGTCTGTGGCGCTGGGGCTTGGGCTTTTGGCCTCGGTCGCATCGGCACAACTGCGCCCGCCGACTGCCGCCCCGCCCGCCGCAGAAGCCGCGCGAACGCCTGCCGTACCCGAGAAGATCAGCGCGTCCGACGTGCTGGCTCCGGCGTATCTGGATCAAGTGATCGACCCCGATGACTACCACGTCGGCCCCGGTGACGTCGTCTTGATCAACATCTGGAGTTCCCGGCCCGAACAGTTCCGCGTCGAGATCTCGCCGGAGGCCACCTTCATCATTCCGGGGGTCGGCGAACTGAATGTGGAAGGATTCACGCTCACCCAATTGAAAGAGTCGGCAATTGCGCGCCTGCGCCGTTATTACGAACAGCCACCCATTTCCGTGACGCTGGCGGCCGTGCGCCGCTTCCGCGTCACCGTGACCGGCGCGGTGAAGAAACCCGGCCTTCATGTCGTCACCGCCAACACCCGCGCCTCGGAGGTGCTCGACATGGCCGGGCTGGAGGATGATGCCGCCCGGCGGCAGGTCCGTCTGGAGCGCCGCGACACCACCATGCTGGTGGATTTGGCCGCCTTCGAGCGGCTGGGCATACGTAACGCCAATCCTTATCTCGCCGAGGGCGATGTGCTGGTCGCCCCCCCGCTGGACAACCGCTGGGGGAATGTCCGCATCGAAGGGGCGGTAAACCTGCCCGGCACCTTCGGCTTTTCACCCGGCGATCTGGTCGGCGACCTGATCGATCTCGCCTTCGGCCTGCGCGCCGATGCCGATACGCTGCGTCTCGAGCTGTGGCGGTTTCCGGTCGGGCAGAACGAGGCCATCCGTTTCGAGTGGCCCACCGGCACAACGTATTCGCAGTGGCGCAAATTCGCCCTGCAGCCCGATGACCGGCTGTTTATCCGAACCGTTGAAGGCTTCCGCGCGAAGCGGTTGGTGCGGATCACCGGCGAAGTGGTTCGTCCCGGTTACTATCCCTTCGCCGGCGAGAGCATCCATCTGCGCGATGTCATCGATTCGGCGGGGGGCTTCACCGATGAAGCCGATCTCGTTCACGCCTTTATTATCCGCTACCAGCAGCCCAAGTGGGTTGAGGAAAATCGTCAGCGGGTGGCGTTGATCCCCTCGGAACTGCGCTCCGAGGCCGAATCTGATCTGCTGCAGGCCGACGCGCTGACCGTGCCCGGACGGGTCGCCGCCGATTTTGCCGAACTCTTCGGGCGCGGTAACGAGAGCCACAACGTCCCGCTCTTTGACGGCGACGAGATCGTCGTGCCGCGCATGACCGAAAGCGTCAACATCATCGGTCGCGTGGTCCAGCCGGGCCTGGTGCCGGTCAAGCCCGGCGCCGACCTGAATTACTACATTGATCGGGCCGGCGGTTACTCCTGGCGGGCCGACCGTGGCGGCACCTTCCTCGTCAAAGGTGGTACCGGTTCCGCGATCAAAAAGAAGAGAATCCGCGAGATCACCGCCGGCGACACCATCGTGATCCCGACCCGGCGCGGGCGCCGCTGGTGGGCGGCCTTCCGTGAAACGCTCACCGTCACGACCAGTCTGGCGACTCTCTACTTGGTCATCGACCAGGTTACACAATGACGCTCGAGTCCACGCCCCGCGCCGCGTCGAATCCCCCGCCCCTCATCGAGGGCGGACTGCTGGGGCTTCTGCGTCTGCTGGTGCGGAACCGCGGGCTCCTGTGGAAATACCCACTGGCGATCACGGCCCTCGTTTTGGGCGCATCGTTCCTGTTTCCCAACATCTACCGTTCGACGGTCACGATTCTGCCGCCCGAACGCGACTTCCAGAGCCTGTCGCAGCCGACCGGCGACCTGAAATCCTTCCTCTCCGGCGGGATGGCGCTGCCGGTCATGGCCACGCCGTCGGACATTCTCGAAGCCGTCCTCCTCTCGCGCACGGTGCGTGAATCCACCGCCACGCGTCTGGATCTTCCGGCACGATGGGGAATGACACGCGCGGAGGTTCTCGAGGAGTTGCAGCAAACCACCGGATCCAAGGTCGCGCCGTCGGGCGTGGTCACCTTCTGGGTGGAGTACCGGAACCGTTGGTTTGCGGACACGCTGGCCAACACGATGGTGAGTATCGCCGACCGGCTCAACCAGACCATCGTCAACACCAAGGCCTCGCGCACCCGCGCTTTCGTCGAACGTCGCCTGGAGGAGACACGCCGACAGCTCGACAGCGCCGCCGCCGCGCTCGAAGAATTTCAGAAGCAGCATCGCACCATCGCCCTCGATGTCGAGGTCAAGGCGATGGTGGAAGGCGCGGCGACCCTGCGCGCGCAACAGACCGCCGACGAGATCGAATTGTCGGTCCTGCGCGAAACGCTTTCCGATGACCACCCCCGCATCCGCGAACTGTCAACCCGCATCAGCCAGACCCGGCAGAAGCTGAGCGCACTGGAATCGCCGGTGGACGACACCGCACGTTCCTATCTGGGCACCGGCTTCGCCGAACTGCCCCGACTCGCCCAGGAATTGGCCATCCGTCTGCGCGATGTGAAGGTGGCGGAAGCGCTCTATGAACTGCTCACACAGCAGTACGAACATGCCCGCATTCAGGAACGCCGCGACACGCCCACCTTCTCGGTCCTCGATCCGGCCAGTGGCGGCGGCGAAAAGGTGCGGCCGCGGCGGCTCCTGCTTGGCCTGGCGACACTGCTGGCGGCCCTGGTGTTGGTCGCCGGAGTGATCGTCGTCCGCGCCTGGCTGGACCGGCTGGCGGTCGTGGATCCCGAACGTCATCACGAAATCATCTCGCTGTGGCAGGCGATGTTTCGCCGCGCCGGCAACAGGGCCAAGGAGCTGTCCCCGCCATGACCTCATCCTCAGACCGTCTCATCAACGTGGGCTGCATCGGGTTGGGCGCCTGGGGCAAGAACCTCCTGCGTGAATTTGCCGGGACGCCCGGCGCGCGTGTCCCCATCGCCTGCGATCCGGCTCCGGCCGCGCGTCAACGCGCCCAACAGAATCACCCCGACATCATTATCACCGACCAGATCGAGGGCGTTTTTGCCGCCGATATCGACGCCGTCGTAATCGCCACACCGCCGGTATCGCACTTCGCGCTGGCGATGAAGGCGATCGCCGCCGGCAAGGATGTCTTTGTCGAAAAGCCGCTGGTGCTGGATGTGGGCGAAGGAGAGAAACTGGTCGCCGCCGCCGCCGCCGCCAGGCGCATCCTGATGGTTGGTCACATCATGGAGTACAACCCCGCCATTGAGTGGCTCAAGCGCTACATCGCCGACGGGGGACTTGGCGACATCTACTACATTTATGCCACACGCGTGAATCTCGGCCAGGTCCGCGAAAACGAAAACGCCATGTGGTCGCTGGCGCCGCATGATGTCTCGATGATCTCCTACTTGCTCGATGACTACCCCCGCCGCGTCAGCGCCGTCGGCAGTTGCTATGTCCGCAAGGGCATCGAGGATGTCGTCTTCATGAACCTCGCCTTCGCCGGCAACCGCATGGCCCATATCCACACCTCGTGGCTGGATCCGCACAAGGTGCGATCCCTGACCATCGTCGGCCAGAAGCGCATGGCTGTCTTTTCCGACACCGACCCGCAGGAGAAGATCAAGGTTTTTGACAAGGGCGTCGACCGGTCGTTGAATTTTGAAACCTACGCCGAGTATCTGACCCTGCGGACCGGGGAGGTCTACATCCCCTTGGTGGACAACACCCAGCCGTTGGCGCTGGAGTGCCGTCACTTCATCAACTGCGTCCGCGAACGCAAGACGCCCCGCTCCGACGGGCAGGATGGCCTGCGCGTGCTCCGCGTGCTCGACGCCGCCCAACAATCGCTGGATTCCGGCGGCGTTCCCATCGACATTCCCCACCCCGCGTGATCGCGCGGAGGAGGAGTTGACCGCCCATGAGTATCTCCATTGATCCCTCGGCCCACATCGGCTCGAACACGCGGTGGGGCGAATTCTGCATCATCGGTCCCAACGTTGAAATCGGGCCCAACTGCGAGATCGGCCATCATGTCGTTCTGCACGCCGGCACCCGCATCGGCGCCGCGGTGCGCATCGACGATGGCGCCGTGATCGGCAAACGTCCCATGCGCGCCGCCAACACCGCGGTCACCAAGGAACAGGACCTGCCGCCGACGGTGATCGGCGACAACTGCATCATCGGCACGCACGTGGTCATCTACCGCGGCGCCACGCTTGGCCAGAAGGTGCTTGTGGCCGATCTGTCCACCGTGCGCGAAAACGTCACCGTCGGCGATTTCACCATCGTCGGCCGCGGTGTCGCCATCGAGAATTTCTGCAC includes:
- a CDS encoding SLBB domain-containing protein, encoding MKRQLTWSVALGLGLLASVASAQLRPPTAAPPAAEAARTPAVPEKISASDVLAPAYLDQVIDPDDYHVGPGDVVLINIWSSRPEQFRVEISPEATFIIPGVGELNVEGFTLTQLKESAIARLRRYYEQPPISVTLAAVRRFRVTVTGAVKKPGLHVVTANTRASEVLDMAGLEDDAARRQVRLERRDTTMLVDLAAFERLGIRNANPYLAEGDVLVAPPLDNRWGNVRIEGAVNLPGTFGFSPGDLVGDLIDLAFGLRADADTLRLELWRFPVGQNEAIRFEWPTGTTYSQWRKFALQPDDRLFIRTVEGFRAKRLVRITGEVVRPGYYPFAGESIHLRDVIDSAGGFTDEADLVHAFIIRYQQPKWVEENRQRVALIPSELRSEAESDLLQADALTVPGRVAADFAELFGRGNESHNVPLFDGDEIVVPRMTESVNIIGRVVQPGLVPVKPGADLNYYIDRAGGYSWRADRGGTFLVKGGTGSAIKKKRIREITAGDTIVIPTRRGRRWWAAFRETLTVTTSLATLYLVIDQVTQ
- a CDS encoding DapH/DapD/GlmU-related protein, whose product is MSISIDPSAHIGSNTRWGEFCIIGPNVEIGPNCEIGHHVVLHAGTRIGAAVRIDDGAVIGKRPMRAANTAVTKEQDLPPTVIGDNCIIGTHVVIYRGATLGQKVLVADLSTVRENVTVGDFTIVGRGVAIENFCTIGRYCKLETNVYITAYSEVGDRVFVAPGVVTSNDNFVGRTEERFKNFKGVTVGRGGRIGVGAVILPGKKIGEDALVAAGSVLTKDAPARKIVAGVPAKPFRDVPANQLLEAQNWPDVKAK
- a CDS encoding Gfo/Idh/MocA family oxidoreductase, with translation MTSSSDRLINVGCIGLGAWGKNLLREFAGTPGARVPIACDPAPAARQRAQQNHPDIIITDQIEGVFAADIDAVVIATPPVSHFALAMKAIAAGKDVFVEKPLVLDVGEGEKLVAAAAAARRILMVGHIMEYNPAIEWLKRYIADGGLGDIYYIYATRVNLGQVRENENAMWSLAPHDVSMISYLLDDYPRRVSAVGSCYVRKGIEDVVFMNLAFAGNRMAHIHTSWLDPHKVRSLTIVGQKRMAVFSDTDPQEKIKVFDKGVDRSLNFETYAEYLTLRTGEVYIPLVDNTQPLALECRHFINCVRERKTPRSDGQDGLRVLRVLDAAQQSLDSGGVPIDIPHPA